From a single Paramisgurnus dabryanus chromosome 17, PD_genome_1.1, whole genome shotgun sequence genomic region:
- the LOC135787457 gene encoding uncharacterized protein isoform X2 produces MDALTVLLCVLLTTTGCQGFSKATTIRTLTTDSYDTTLDPSADSKSCRNYCGYSYTTCSCDDNCQYNRNCCLDYKNYCVKTTDWPVFVTTKAADTTTSSDGSSCRDSCGSFVGTCACYSACQDLGNCCPDFKTYCSLTTYKPDPTVWEDEFFSCVYNCGIDFGICSCESSCQYYGNCCFDFKWNCPVPTTTSTTPMTSTSTELSTTTSTTMTTEHIYVDYFCAYNCDIDFGPCSCKSSCQYHGNCCPDYEWSCPGSTITMTTGSTELSTTSTTMTTASKELSTTTSTTMTTGSIELSTTTSTTMTTEHIYVDYFCAFSCDIDFGPCSCKSSCQYHGNCCPDYEWSCQVPPTTTTTMTTGSTEQYTTTSTTMKTGSTEHIYVDYFCAFSCDIDFGPCSCKSSCQYHGNCCPDYKLYCPVSTTTKTTGSTELSTTTSTTMTTGSTELSTTASTTMTTEHIYVDYFCAFSCDIDFGPCSCKSSCQYHGNCCPDYEWSCPVSTTTTTTMTTSSTEQSTTTSTTMKTGSTEHIYGDHFCAKSCDIDFGPCSCKSSCQYHGNCCADYELYCPAPTTSWPPITDNHPACGALLYGSGLFSSPNYPHYYYDNAHCVWYLSAQPGQRLFLSFADVQLDRCCDCDYISVHDGSSIGHQQLGRICFNDTTHQTFHSSSRYLTVVFRSDHSGVSHGFKAQFTSSLTADQGRVDCSSDNMVIVIRASYLNSLGFNGNYLYVDDHRCRPTINSTEVVFRFSLNTCGTGKEMMNGYVAYTNNVRASQSKSGEITLQPQFLLHVGCRMEPDTVVQILYKAKEDINANITGAGRFNASIAFFTSSSFNQQIFHSPYEVNLNQYMYVQVWLNRPDTSLDLFLETCVASPDPNDFKTRSYDLLRNGCPRDSTYYSYINGQQYYARFRFQAFKFLRTHANVYLQCKVIICPDNDYNSRCRQGCRLRRKRSLESNHHTNTVILGPITLKGERPGVKKSEKRKK; encoded by the exons CAACAACCATTCGGACATTGACAACAG ACTCTTATGATACAACATTGGATCCATCAGCAG ATTCCAAATCATGCAGGAATTATTGTGGATATAGTTATACCACTTGTTCATGCGACGACAACTGCCAGTACAACAGAAACTGTTGCCTTGACTACAAAA ACTACTGTGTAAAAACAACTGACTGGCCAGTTTTTGTGACAACTAAAGCTGCAGATACAACAACATCCTCAG ATGGCTCCTCCTGCAGGGATAGCTGTGGCTCATTTGTTGGCACTTGTGCATGTTACAGTGCTTGTCAAGATCTGGGTAACTGTTGCCCTGACTTTAAAA cCTACTGCTCATTGACAACTTATAAACCGGATCCAACAGTTTGGG AAGATGAGTTTTTCTCATGTGTGTATAACTGTGGCATTGACTTTGGCATCTGCTCTTGCGAAAGCTCCTGTCAGTACTATGGCAACTGTTGCTTTGACTTTAAGT GGAATTGCCCAGTGCCCACAACAACCAGTACAACCCCCATGACATCAACCTCGACAGAAT TGTCCACAACAACCAGTACAACCATGACAACAGAAC ATATTTATGTGGATTACTTTTGCGCATATAACTGTGATATTGACTTTGGCCCTTGTTCATGCAAGAGCTCTTGTCAGTACCATGGCAACTGTTGCCCTGACTACGAGT GGTCTTGCCCAGGGTCCACAATAACCATGACAACAGGCTCGACAGAAC TGTCCACAACCAGTACAACCATGACAACAGCCTCGAAAGAGT TGTCCACAACAACCAGTACAACCATGACAACAGGCTCGATAGAAC TGTCCACAACAACCAGTACAACCATGACAACAGAAC ATATTTATGTGGATTACTTTTGCGCGTTTAGCTGTGATATTGACTTCGGCCCTTGTTCATGCAAGAGCTCTTGTCAGTACCATGGCAACTGTTGCCCTGACTACGAGT GGTCTTGCCAAGTGCCCCCAACAACCACTACAACCATGACAACAGGCTCGACAGAAC AGTACACAACAACCAGTACAACCATGAAAACAGGCTCGACAGAAC ATATTTATGTGGATTACTTTTGCGCGTTTAGCTGTGATATTGACTTCGGCCCTTGTTCATGCAAGAGCTCTTGTCAGTACCATGGCAACTGTTGCCCTGACTACAAGT TGTACTGCCCAGTGTCCACAACAACCAAGACAACAGGCTCGACAGAAC TGTCCACAACAACCAGTACAACCATGACAACAGGCTCGACAGAAC TGTCCACAACAGCCAGTACAACCATGACAACAGAAC ATATTTATGTGGATTACTTTTGCGCGTTTAGCTGTGATATTGACTTCGGCCCTTGTTCATGCAAGAGCTCTTGTCAGTACCATGGCAACTGTTGCCCTGACTACGAGT GGTCTTGCCCAGTGTCCACAACAACCACTACAACCATGACAACAAGCTCGACAGAAC AGTCCACAACAACCAGTACAACCATGAAAACAGGCTCGACAGAAC ATATTTATGGGGACCACTTTTGCGCGAAAAGCTGTGATATTGACTTTGGCCCTTGTTCATGCAAGAGCTCTTGTCAGTACCATGGCAACTGTTGCGCTGACTATGAGT TGTATTGCCCAGCGCCTACAACCTCATGGCCACCCATAACAG ATAATCACCCAGCATGTGGAGCACTCCTGTATGGTTCTGGGCTGTTTTCCAGTCCCAACTATCCACACTATTATTACGACAATGCACACTGTGTGTGGTATCTCTCTGCTCAGCCAGGACAGAGGCTCTTCTTGTCATTTGCTGATGTACA ATTAGATCGCTGCTGTGACTGTGACTACATCTCTGTACATGATGGTTCTTCTATTGGTCATCAACAATTGGGAAGGATCTGCTTCAATGACACCACACACCAGACGTTTCACTCATCTTCTCGATACTTGACCGTTGTCTTCAGGAGTGACCACTCTGGTGTCAGCCATGGCTTTAAAGCTCAGTTCACAAGCTCTCTGACCGCAGATCAAG GTCGTGTGGACTGTTCTTCAGACAACATGGTCATTGTCATTAGAGCATCGTACCTGAATTCACTTGGGTTCAATGGAAATTACCTTTATGTGGATGACCATCGGTGCAGACCCACCATTAACAGTACTGAGGTTGTGTTCCGCTTCTCTCTCAACACGTGTGGCACTGGCAAAGAG ATGATGAATGGTTATGTTGCTTACACCAACAACGTGCGGGCATCTCAGTCTAAATCGGGCGAGATCACCCTTCAGCCACAGTTTCTGTTACATGTGGGCTGCAGAATGGAGCCGGACACTGTGGTGCAGATACTCTACAAGGCTAAAGAGGACATCAATGCTAACATCACAGGAGCGGGTCGCTTTAATGCCAGCATTGCCTTTTTCACCTCTAGCAGTTTCAACCAACAAATTTTTCACTCTCCATATGAGGTGAACCTTAACCAATACATGTATGTTCAGGTTTGGCTAAACAGACCTGATACGAGCCTGGATCTCTTCCTGGAGACCTGTGTTGCATCTCCAGATCCAAATGACTTCAAAACCCGCTCCTATGACCTGCTGCGTAATGG ATGTCCCAGAGACAGCACATATTATTCCTACATCAACGGTCAGCAGTATTACGCACGGTTCCGTTTCCAGGCTTTTAAGTTCCTTCGGACACATGCCAATGTGTACCTGCAGTGTAAGGTGATCATTTGCCCTGATAATGATTACAACTCTCGGTGTCGTCAGGGGTGCCGTTTACGTCGCAAGAGGTCCCTTGAATCCAACCACCACACCAATACTGTGATACTGGGGCCAATCACACTCAAAG GAGAAAGGCCTGGTGTGAAGAAGTCTGAGAAGAGAAAGAAATGA
- the LOC135787457 gene encoding uncharacterized protein isoform X12, producing the protein MDPLTVLLCVLLTTTGFQGFSKATTIRTLTTDSYDTTLDPSADSKSCRNYCGYSYTTCSCDDNCQYNRNCCLDYKNYCVKTTDWPVFVTTKAADTTTSSDGSSCRDSCGSFVGTCACYSACQDLGNCCPDFKTYCSLTTYKPDPTVWEDEFFSCVYNCGIDFGICSCESSCQYYGNCCFDFKWNCPVPTTTSTTPMTSTSTELSTTTSTTMTTEHIYVDYFCAYNCDIDFGPCSCKSSCQYHGNCCPDYEWSCPGSTITMTTGSTELSTTTSTTMTTGSIEHIYVDYFCAFSCDIDFGPCSCKSSCQYHGNCCPDYEWSCQVPPTTTTTMTTGSTEQYTTTSTTMKTGSTEHIYVDYFCAFSCDIDFGPCSCKSSCQYHGNCCPDYKLYCPVSTTTKTTGSTELSTTTSTTMTTGSTELSTTASTTMTTEHIYVDYFCAFSCDIDFGPCSCKSSCQYHGNCCPDYEWSCPVSTTTTTTMTTSSTEQSTTTSTTMKTGSTEHIYGDHFCAKSCDIDFGPCSCKSSCQYHGNCCADYELYCPAPTTSWPPITDNHPACGALLYGSGLFSSPNYPHYYYDNAHCVWYLSAQPGQRLFLSFADVQLDRCCDCDYISVHDGSSIGHQQLGRICFNDTTHQTFHSSSRYLTVVFRSDHSGVSHGFKAQFTSSLTADQGRVDCSSDNMVIVIRASYLNSLGFNGNYLYVDDHRCRPTINSTEVVFRFSLNTCGTGKEMMNGYVAYTNNVRASQSKSGEITLQPQFLLHVGCRMEPDTVVQILYKAKEDINANITGAGRFNASIAFFTSSSFNQQIFHSPYEVNLNQYMYVQVWLNRPDTSLDLFLETCVASPDPNDFKTRSYDLLRNGCPRDSTYYSYINGQQYYARFRFQAFKFLRTHANVYLQCKVIICPDNDYNSRCRQGCRLRRKRSLESNHHTNTVILGPITLKGERPGVKKSEKRKK; encoded by the exons ATGGATCCTCTGACAGTTCTTCTTTGCGTGCTTCTAACCACTACAGGCTTTCAAGGATTCAGCAAAG CAACAACCATTCGGACATTGACAACAG ACTCTTATGATACAACATTGGATCCATCAGCAG ATTCCAAATCATGCAGGAATTATTGTGGATATAGTTATACCACTTGTTCATGCGACGACAACTGCCAGTACAACAGAAACTGTTGCCTTGACTACAAAA ACTACTGTGTAAAAACAACTGACTGGCCAGTTTTTGTGACAACTAAAGCTGCAGATACAACAACATCCTCAG ATGGCTCCTCCTGCAGGGATAGCTGTGGCTCATTTGTTGGCACTTGTGCATGTTACAGTGCTTGTCAAGATCTGGGTAACTGTTGCCCTGACTTTAAAA cCTACTGCTCATTGACAACTTATAAACCGGATCCAACAGTTTGGG AAGATGAGTTTTTCTCATGTGTGTATAACTGTGGCATTGACTTTGGCATCTGCTCTTGCGAAAGCTCCTGTCAGTACTATGGCAACTGTTGCTTTGACTTTAAGT GGAATTGCCCAGTGCCCACAACAACCAGTACAACCCCCATGACATCAACCTCGACAGAAT TGTCCACAACAACCAGTACAACCATGACAACAGAAC ATATTTATGTGGATTACTTTTGCGCATATAACTGTGATATTGACTTTGGCCCTTGTTCATGCAAGAGCTCTTGTCAGTACCATGGCAACTGTTGCCCTGACTACGAGT GGTCTTGCCCAGGGTCCACAATAACCATGACAACAGGCTCGACAGAAC TGTCCACAACAACCAGTACAACCATGACAACAGGCTCGATAGAAC ATATTTATGTGGATTACTTTTGCGCGTTTAGCTGTGATATTGACTTCGGCCCTTGTTCATGCAAGAGCTCTTGTCAGTACCATGGCAACTGTTGCCCTGACTACGAGT GGTCTTGCCAAGTGCCCCCAACAACCACTACAACCATGACAACAGGCTCGACAGAAC AGTACACAACAACCAGTACAACCATGAAAACAGGCTCGACAGAAC ATATTTATGTGGATTACTTTTGCGCGTTTAGCTGTGATATTGACTTCGGCCCTTGTTCATGCAAGAGCTCTTGTCAGTACCATGGCAACTGTTGCCCTGACTACAAGT TGTACTGCCCAGTGTCCACAACAACCAAGACAACAGGCTCGACAGAAC TGTCCACAACAACCAGTACAACCATGACAACAGGCTCGACAGAAC TGTCCACAACAGCCAGTACAACCATGACAACAGAAC ATATTTATGTGGATTACTTTTGCGCGTTTAGCTGTGATATTGACTTCGGCCCTTGTTCATGCAAGAGCTCTTGTCAGTACCATGGCAACTGTTGCCCTGACTACGAGT GGTCTTGCCCAGTGTCCACAACAACCACTACAACCATGACAACAAGCTCGACAGAAC AGTCCACAACAACCAGTACAACCATGAAAACAGGCTCGACAGAAC ATATTTATGGGGACCACTTTTGCGCGAAAAGCTGTGATATTGACTTTGGCCCTTGTTCATGCAAGAGCTCTTGTCAGTACCATGGCAACTGTTGCGCTGACTATGAGT TGTATTGCCCAGCGCCTACAACCTCATGGCCACCCATAACAG ATAATCACCCAGCATGTGGAGCACTCCTGTATGGTTCTGGGCTGTTTTCCAGTCCCAACTATCCACACTATTATTACGACAATGCACACTGTGTGTGGTATCTCTCTGCTCAGCCAGGACAGAGGCTCTTCTTGTCATTTGCTGATGTACA ATTAGATCGCTGCTGTGACTGTGACTACATCTCTGTACATGATGGTTCTTCTATTGGTCATCAACAATTGGGAAGGATCTGCTTCAATGACACCACACACCAGACGTTTCACTCATCTTCTCGATACTTGACCGTTGTCTTCAGGAGTGACCACTCTGGTGTCAGCCATGGCTTTAAAGCTCAGTTCACAAGCTCTCTGACCGCAGATCAAG GTCGTGTGGACTGTTCTTCAGACAACATGGTCATTGTCATTAGAGCATCGTACCTGAATTCACTTGGGTTCAATGGAAATTACCTTTATGTGGATGACCATCGGTGCAGACCCACCATTAACAGTACTGAGGTTGTGTTCCGCTTCTCTCTCAACACGTGTGGCACTGGCAAAGAG ATGATGAATGGTTATGTTGCTTACACCAACAACGTGCGGGCATCTCAGTCTAAATCGGGCGAGATCACCCTTCAGCCACAGTTTCTGTTACATGTGGGCTGCAGAATGGAGCCGGACACTGTGGTGCAGATACTCTACAAGGCTAAAGAGGACATCAATGCTAACATCACAGGAGCGGGTCGCTTTAATGCCAGCATTGCCTTTTTCACCTCTAGCAGTTTCAACCAACAAATTTTTCACTCTCCATATGAGGTGAACCTTAACCAATACATGTATGTTCAGGTTTGGCTAAACAGACCTGATACGAGCCTGGATCTCTTCCTGGAGACCTGTGTTGCATCTCCAGATCCAAATGACTTCAAAACCCGCTCCTATGACCTGCTGCGTAATGG ATGTCCCAGAGACAGCACATATTATTCCTACATCAACGGTCAGCAGTATTACGCACGGTTCCGTTTCCAGGCTTTTAAGTTCCTTCGGACACATGCCAATGTGTACCTGCAGTGTAAGGTGATCATTTGCCCTGATAATGATTACAACTCTCGGTGTCGTCAGGGGTGCCGTTTACGTCGCAAGAGGTCCCTTGAATCCAACCACCACACCAATACTGTGATACTGGGGCCAATCACACTCAAAG GAGAAAGGCCTGGTGTGAAGAAGTCTGAGAAGAGAAAGAAATGA
- the LOC135787457 gene encoding uncharacterized protein isoform X5, producing the protein MDPLTVLLCVLLTTTGFQGFSKATTIRTLTTDSYDTTLDPSADSKSCRNYCGYSYTTCSCDDNCQYNRNCCLDYKNYCVKTTDWPVFVTTKAADTTTSSDGSSCRDSCGSFVGTCACYSACQDLGNCCPDFKTYCSLTTYKPDPTVWEDEFFSCVYNCGIDFGICSCESSCQYYGNCCFDFKWNCPVPTTTSTTPMTSTSTEYIYVDYFCAYNCDIDFGPCSCKSSCQYHGNCCPDYEWSCPGSTITMTTGSTELSTTSTTMTTASKELSTTTSTTMTTGSIELSTTTSTTMTTEHIYVDYFCAFSCDIDFGPCSCKSSCQYHGNCCPDYEWSCQVPPTTTTTMTTGSTEQYTTTSTTMKTGSTEHIYVDYFCAFSCDIDFGPCSCKSSCQYHGNCCPDYKLYCPVSTTTKTTGSTELSTTTSTTMTTGSTELSTTASTTMTTEHIYVDYFCAFSCDIDFGPCSCKSSCQYHGNCCPDYEWSCPVSTTTTTTMTTSSTEQSTTTSTTMKTGSTEHIYGDHFCAKSCDIDFGPCSCKSSCQYHGNCCADYELYCPAPTTSWPPITDNHPACGALLYGSGLFSSPNYPHYYYDNAHCVWYLSAQPGQRLFLSFADVQLDRCCDCDYISVHDGSSIGHQQLGRICFNDTTHQTFHSSSRYLTVVFRSDHSGVSHGFKAQFTSSLTADQGRVDCSSDNMVIVIRASYLNSLGFNGNYLYVDDHRCRPTINSTEVVFRFSLNTCGTGKEMMNGYVAYTNNVRASQSKSGEITLQPQFLLHVGCRMEPDTVVQILYKAKEDINANITGAGRFNASIAFFTSSSFNQQIFHSPYEVNLNQYMYVQVWLNRPDTSLDLFLETCVASPDPNDFKTRSYDLLRNGCPRDSTYYSYINGQQYYARFRFQAFKFLRTHANVYLQCKVIICPDNDYNSRCRQGCRLRRKRSLESNHHTNTVILGPITLKGERPGVKKSEKRKK; encoded by the exons ATGGATCCTCTGACAGTTCTTCTTTGCGTGCTTCTAACCACTACAGGCTTTCAAGGATTCAGCAAAG CAACAACCATTCGGACATTGACAACAG ACTCTTATGATACAACATTGGATCCATCAGCAG ATTCCAAATCATGCAGGAATTATTGTGGATATAGTTATACCACTTGTTCATGCGACGACAACTGCCAGTACAACAGAAACTGTTGCCTTGACTACAAAA ACTACTGTGTAAAAACAACTGACTGGCCAGTTTTTGTGACAACTAAAGCTGCAGATACAACAACATCCTCAG ATGGCTCCTCCTGCAGGGATAGCTGTGGCTCATTTGTTGGCACTTGTGCATGTTACAGTGCTTGTCAAGATCTGGGTAACTGTTGCCCTGACTTTAAAA cCTACTGCTCATTGACAACTTATAAACCGGATCCAACAGTTTGGG AAGATGAGTTTTTCTCATGTGTGTATAACTGTGGCATTGACTTTGGCATCTGCTCTTGCGAAAGCTCCTGTCAGTACTATGGCAACTGTTGCTTTGACTTTAAGT GGAATTGCCCAGTGCCCACAACAACCAGTACAACCCCCATGACATCAACCTCGACAGAAT ATATTTATGTGGATTACTTTTGCGCATATAACTGTGATATTGACTTTGGCCCTTGTTCATGCAAGAGCTCTTGTCAGTACCATGGCAACTGTTGCCCTGACTACGAGT GGTCTTGCCCAGGGTCCACAATAACCATGACAACAGGCTCGACAGAAC TGTCCACAACCAGTACAACCATGACAACAGCCTCGAAAGAGT TGTCCACAACAACCAGTACAACCATGACAACAGGCTCGATAGAAC TGTCCACAACAACCAGTACAACCATGACAACAGAAC ATATTTATGTGGATTACTTTTGCGCGTTTAGCTGTGATATTGACTTCGGCCCTTGTTCATGCAAGAGCTCTTGTCAGTACCATGGCAACTGTTGCCCTGACTACGAGT GGTCTTGCCAAGTGCCCCCAACAACCACTACAACCATGACAACAGGCTCGACAGAAC AGTACACAACAACCAGTACAACCATGAAAACAGGCTCGACAGAAC ATATTTATGTGGATTACTTTTGCGCGTTTAGCTGTGATATTGACTTCGGCCCTTGTTCATGCAAGAGCTCTTGTCAGTACCATGGCAACTGTTGCCCTGACTACAAGT TGTACTGCCCAGTGTCCACAACAACCAAGACAACAGGCTCGACAGAAC TGTCCACAACAACCAGTACAACCATGACAACAGGCTCGACAGAAC TGTCCACAACAGCCAGTACAACCATGACAACAGAAC ATATTTATGTGGATTACTTTTGCGCGTTTAGCTGTGATATTGACTTCGGCCCTTGTTCATGCAAGAGCTCTTGTCAGTACCATGGCAACTGTTGCCCTGACTACGAGT GGTCTTGCCCAGTGTCCACAACAACCACTACAACCATGACAACAAGCTCGACAGAAC AGTCCACAACAACCAGTACAACCATGAAAACAGGCTCGACAGAAC ATATTTATGGGGACCACTTTTGCGCGAAAAGCTGTGATATTGACTTTGGCCCTTGTTCATGCAAGAGCTCTTGTCAGTACCATGGCAACTGTTGCGCTGACTATGAGT TGTATTGCCCAGCGCCTACAACCTCATGGCCACCCATAACAG ATAATCACCCAGCATGTGGAGCACTCCTGTATGGTTCTGGGCTGTTTTCCAGTCCCAACTATCCACACTATTATTACGACAATGCACACTGTGTGTGGTATCTCTCTGCTCAGCCAGGACAGAGGCTCTTCTTGTCATTTGCTGATGTACA ATTAGATCGCTGCTGTGACTGTGACTACATCTCTGTACATGATGGTTCTTCTATTGGTCATCAACAATTGGGAAGGATCTGCTTCAATGACACCACACACCAGACGTTTCACTCATCTTCTCGATACTTGACCGTTGTCTTCAGGAGTGACCACTCTGGTGTCAGCCATGGCTTTAAAGCTCAGTTCACAAGCTCTCTGACCGCAGATCAAG GTCGTGTGGACTGTTCTTCAGACAACATGGTCATTGTCATTAGAGCATCGTACCTGAATTCACTTGGGTTCAATGGAAATTACCTTTATGTGGATGACCATCGGTGCAGACCCACCATTAACAGTACTGAGGTTGTGTTCCGCTTCTCTCTCAACACGTGTGGCACTGGCAAAGAG ATGATGAATGGTTATGTTGCTTACACCAACAACGTGCGGGCATCTCAGTCTAAATCGGGCGAGATCACCCTTCAGCCACAGTTTCTGTTACATGTGGGCTGCAGAATGGAGCCGGACACTGTGGTGCAGATACTCTACAAGGCTAAAGAGGACATCAATGCTAACATCACAGGAGCGGGTCGCTTTAATGCCAGCATTGCCTTTTTCACCTCTAGCAGTTTCAACCAACAAATTTTTCACTCTCCATATGAGGTGAACCTTAACCAATACATGTATGTTCAGGTTTGGCTAAACAGACCTGATACGAGCCTGGATCTCTTCCTGGAGACCTGTGTTGCATCTCCAGATCCAAATGACTTCAAAACCCGCTCCTATGACCTGCTGCGTAATGG ATGTCCCAGAGACAGCACATATTATTCCTACATCAACGGTCAGCAGTATTACGCACGGTTCCGTTTCCAGGCTTTTAAGTTCCTTCGGACACATGCCAATGTGTACCTGCAGTGTAAGGTGATCATTTGCCCTGATAATGATTACAACTCTCGGTGTCGTCAGGGGTGCCGTTTACGTCGCAAGAGGTCCCTTGAATCCAACCACCACACCAATACTGTGATACTGGGGCCAATCACACTCAAAG GAGAAAGGCCTGGTGTGAAGAAGTCTGAGAAGAGAAAGAAATGA